A region from the Candidatus Thorarchaeota archaeon genome encodes:
- a CDS encoding GNAT family N-acetyltransferase, translated as MASARSARPGQGKTRAYLVMKAHAKEALELARQWWEHKSVPTYVKVRQLRKDELAAFVELYNRCFIAAPDPFCPITLEDAMKLETEGIFVAEMWGTLVGFIACFVEYDKDPIYGEITGLGVLPSRRRKGVATALIQQAVEFFLEAGVEEVYCEVYEENWPSRTLIMGYGFKQVGRREIHMESLGESVAESEDLPGGKIMRRFGLRPRSGCKNCRDI; from the coding sequence ATGGCGTCTGCAAGATCGGCTCGACCAGGGCAAGGGAAGACTCGCGCTTATCTTGTGATGAAGGCTCATGCAAAAGAGGCACTTGAGCTGGCGCGTCAGTGGTGGGAACACAAGTCTGTGCCAACCTATGTGAAGGTCCGCCAGTTACGCAAGGACGAGCTGGCAGCCTTTGTGGAACTCTATAATCGTTGTTTTATTGCTGCGCCTGACCCCTTCTGTCCAATCACATTAGAGGATGCAATGAAGCTTGAGACCGAGGGTATCTTTGTTGCTGAGATGTGGGGCACTCTGGTCGGGTTCATTGCCTGCTTTGTCGAATATGATAAGGACCCAATCTATGGTGAGATCACCGGTCTGGGTGTTCTTCCATCGCGCCGTCGTAAAGGTGTGGCCACCGCGCTCATTCAGCAGGCTGTTGAATTCTTTCTGGAGGCGGGAGTAGAGGAAGTCTATTGTGAGGTCTATGAAGAGAACTGGCCCTCTCGCACTCTCATCATGGGCTATGGATTCAAGCAGGTCGGTCGAAGAGAGATCCACATGGAGTCTCTCGGCGAGTCTGTTGCTGAGTCCGAGGACCTACCTGGCGGAAAGATAATGCGTCGTTTTGGACTACGCCCCCGCTCAGGTTGTAAGAACTGTCGTGACATATGA
- the afpA gene encoding archaeoflavoprotein AfpA, whose amino-acid sequence MKIAWGITGAGDLLSETIDAMERFRESTGARIDVFVSKAGSQVLHWYHLWERLNSAFERVKTEVNANVPFIAGPLQIGKYDALVIAPLTANSAAKIAYGIEDTLLTNAVGQTLKGTTPVFLLPVDHTLGAVETVAPDGTRFTIKTRKIDVENVERLRQMSGVVVVTSVTDLMAQLQSLS is encoded by the coding sequence TTGAAAATAGCTTGGGGAATAACTGGCGCTGGTGACCTGCTCTCGGAAACCATAGACGCAATGGAGAGATTCCGCGAGAGCACTGGTGCGCGAATCGATGTCTTCGTGTCTAAAGCGGGAAGTCAGGTACTGCACTGGTATCACCTCTGGGAGCGATTGAACTCGGCATTTGAGCGCGTCAAGACTGAGGTCAACGCGAACGTTCCCTTCATTGCGGGACCGCTTCAGATCGGCAAGTACGATGCACTGGTCATCGCCCCTCTCACTGCCAACTCTGCTGCAAAGATCGCTTATGGTATCGAAGACACACTTCTCACCAATGCAGTAGGTCAGACGCTAAAGGGCACTACTCCAGTATTCCTCTTGCCTGTTGATCACACACTTGGAGCCGTTGAGACCGTTGCTCCTGATGGTACTCGTTTCACCATCAAGACCCGTAAGATAGATGTCGAAAATGTCGAACGGCTACGCCAGATGAGCGGAGTTGTTGTTGTGACTTCGGTTACAGACCTCATGGCGCAGTTGCAGAGCCTATCGTAG
- the rph gene encoding ribonuclease PH, producing MPRVDGRANDELRPVEIIRGFLKHPAGSVLIKTGDTQVICTATVEEGVPGWLNGSGQGWVTAEYGMLPAAGNERNNRYRVSGRTHEIQRLIGRSLRASVDLDLLSDFTIRIDCDVIQADGGTRTASITGAYVALYDALQKLVQDDLLLKLPIRGPVAAVSVGLADGDLLLDLCYEEDVAVDVDFNVVMMNDSYVEVQGTAEGATFTHEQLDGILSLAKKGIRELMDYQRQVIEE from the coding sequence ATGCCACGAGTAGATGGACGCGCCAACGATGAGCTCCGCCCCGTTGAGATCATCCGCGGCTTTCTCAAACATCCGGCCGGCTCAGTTCTCATCAAGACCGGCGACACTCAAGTGATCTGTACTGCTACTGTCGAAGAGGGCGTTCCGGGCTGGCTGAACGGTTCCGGTCAGGGCTGGGTCACCGCTGAATACGGTATGCTCCCTGCTGCTGGCAACGAACGGAACAACCGCTATCGTGTCAGTGGGCGCACCCACGAGATCCAGCGCCTCATCGGCCGCTCCCTGCGCGCCTCCGTTGACCTCGATCTTCTCTCTGACTTTACCATTCGTATCGATTGCGATGTCATTCAGGCCGATGGCGGCACTCGTACGGCCTCGATCACCGGGGCCTATGTCGCTCTCTACGACGCCCTTCAGAAACTCGTGCAGGACGATCTGCTCCTCAAACTCCCCATCCGTGGGCCTGTGGCTGCGGTCAGTGTCGGTCTTGCCGATGGTGATCTCCTTCTCGACCTCTGCTACGAGGAGGACGTGGCCGTTGATGTGGACTTCAACGTCGTGATGATGAACGATTCCTATGTCGAGGTCCAAGGGACTGCCGAGGGTGCTACCTTTACCCATGAACAACTCGACGGGATCCTCTCTCTCGCCAAAAAGGGGATCCGTGAACTCATGGACTACCAACGTCAAGTCATCGAAGAGTAA
- a CDS encoding M28 family peptidase codes for MRTLFIITLLLCAALGAAPTSIQAAYLPSFDGSQAYDYLQQQCDYGPRPPGSDNLSRCRVFMADTLLSNGWTVTLQNFTYNSVKCSNVIATYGSANATIILGAHYDTRPHADHDPAATNRTLPILGANDGGSGTAVLLELSKSLPENVRPSVELVFFDAEDSGYINGWDWIVGSTYYVDNLSSERISQIRAMLLLDMVGDSDLRLLRETSSTVSLQNLVWGIAKGLGHDDVFLDARGAGILDDHRPFLDAGIPALDIIQHDPFPWYWHTLEDTPDKCSATSLETVGSVVEAFVYNMTLSSTTFSQPTGSIYSLLPWVLPPLALVAVVIWFRKRR; via the coding sequence TTGCGAACACTATTCATCATCACACTCTTGCTATGTGCCGCTCTTGGAGCCGCCCCCACTTCGATACAAGCAGCTTATCTCCCCTCCTTTGATGGTTCACAGGCCTATGACTATCTCCAGCAACAGTGTGACTATGGTCCTCGACCACCTGGTTCTGATAATCTCTCGCGGTGTCGTGTGTTCATGGCTGATACTCTGTTAAGCAATGGCTGGACTGTGACTCTTCAGAACTTTACATACAACTCGGTCAAGTGTAGTAATGTGATTGCTACCTATGGTTCTGCAAATGCCACAATCATTCTTGGTGCGCATTACGATACCCGACCTCATGCCGATCACGACCCCGCTGCGACGAATCGTACCCTGCCAATTCTGGGAGCCAATGATGGGGGGAGCGGGACTGCGGTCCTCTTAGAGTTGTCCAAGTCGCTACCAGAGAATGTTCGCCCAAGTGTTGAGCTGGTGTTTTTTGATGCTGAGGATAGCGGCTATATCAACGGGTGGGACTGGATAGTCGGGTCCACGTACTATGTGGACAATCTCAGTTCTGAACGTATCTCTCAGATTCGTGCCATGCTCCTCCTTGACATGGTGGGTGATAGTGATCTCCGACTTCTCCGTGAGACCTCTTCTACAGTCTCTCTTCAAAATCTTGTCTGGGGCATTGCAAAGGGCCTTGGGCATGATGATGTCTTTCTTGATGCTCGTGGTGCTGGAATCCTTGACGATCATCGGCCATTTCTAGATGCTGGAATCCCCGCCCTTGATATCATTCAACATGATCCTTTCCCCTGGTACTGGCACACACTGGAAGATACTCCTGACAAGTGTAGTGCCACGAGCCTTGAGACTGTTGGTAGTGTTGTAGAGGCCTTTGTCTACAATATGACTCTGAGTTCTACCACTTTTTCACAGCCAACAGGTAGTATCTATTCCCTTCTTCCATGGGTACTTCCTCCTCTTGCGCTGGTCGCTGTCGTGATCTGGTTTCGAAAGCGAAGGTGA
- a CDS encoding nucleotidyltransferase domain-containing protein has translation MMDVYRRFNNVMDEIVKEWKEKDNVDGVYVYGALPRGTLTANSTLDLCVIWNEDEAPVQLLAEHNNVRVDMTFLTPTQIEGVLNGEETDAFKIAEVIGRLREAKVVFDRQKRLKEWQERVKEYKWPEKVIQSVKERAIHLLDEASKSEMREDIVDAIELTRNALFDLGRVIIMRNNQFDIIRPTDVLTEVRMLDPITYQLFLRTFKLRGMEEEEIMDVLEDLNHWLGVTEDRLADSEVAETEAIELLSHAQRGYHRARELTIEGDYELAVLELRRSLHNLGKALLALQGIRTHDLTILVSGLRENEPEYFDQIFEEYGGFDFQIKGVNRSIAEARFIAQRI, from the coding sequence ATGATGGATGTCTACCGGAGATTCAATAACGTAATGGATGAGATCGTGAAGGAGTGGAAGGAAAAGGATAATGTGGATGGTGTCTATGTCTATGGCGCCTTACCACGTGGTACACTCACTGCCAACTCCACATTGGATCTGTGTGTCATCTGGAATGAGGATGAGGCACCGGTACAGCTTCTCGCAGAACACAACAATGTTCGAGTGGATATGACCTTTCTGACCCCGACGCAGATCGAGGGGGTACTCAATGGCGAGGAGACAGACGCATTCAAGATCGCGGAGGTCATCGGGCGCCTCAGAGAGGCAAAGGTGGTCTTTGATCGGCAGAAGAGGCTCAAGGAATGGCAGGAGCGAGTGAAGGAATACAAGTGGCCTGAGAAGGTCATCCAGTCAGTCAAAGAACGGGCCATCCATCTGCTTGACGAGGCCAGCAAGTCAGAGATGAGAGAGGACATCGTTGATGCGATCGAGCTCACCAGAAATGCACTCTTCGACCTTGGACGAGTCATCATCATGCGTAACAATCAGTTTGACATCATCAGACCCACGGATGTGCTGACAGAGGTCCGAATGCTGGACCCGATCACGTATCAGCTCTTTCTCCGGACATTCAAGCTGAGAGGCATGGAAGAAGAAGAGATCATGGATGTGCTAGAGGACCTGAATCACTGGTTAGGTGTGACCGAGGACAGACTTGCAGACTCAGAGGTGGCTGAAACCGAGGCCATCGAACTTCTCTCGCACGCCCAGCGAGGATATCATCGGGCGAGAGAACTGACCATCGAAGGTGATTACGAACTTGCGGTGCTGGAGTTGCGCAGGTCGCTCCATAATCTTGGAAAGGCCCTACTGGCCTTGCAGGGGATTCGAACACACGACCTGACCATTCTTGTGTCAGGGCTTCGAGAGAATGAACCGGAGTACTTTGACCAGATCTTCGAAGAGTATGGTGGCTTCGACTTCCAGATCAAAGGAGTCAACAGAAGCATTGCAGAGGCAAGGTTCATCGCTCAGCGGATATAG
- a CDS encoding nucleoside phosphorylase: MTKSIYAMTEVSSEVMRMKRRIQPHLRVGEGDVEDIVIITGNPDRVPVIAGKMRDPEEVARYRGFVTYRAYTPHGVPVTISGTGIGTPTTHICIEELARLGAKVILRLGSCGGIEETVKTGDVVVPTGAIRDERTSLNYAPLEYPAVASTTWYSALYSSISKILPSDRVHSGVCWTSDVYYTAPDNNQLDLWTRARVKCIEMESSLLYVFASTKGIAAASILSVDGNLHGDQKGEQADESELTGEQHPLLKEAIAKSVEATIHAIDDLA; encoded by the coding sequence ATGACCAAATCCATATATGCAATGACCGAGGTCTCATCAGAGGTTATGAGAATGAAGCGACGCATTCAACCACATCTCCGGGTCGGTGAAGGTGACGTTGAGGATATCGTGATCATCACAGGGAATCCCGATAGAGTCCCAGTGATCGCCGGGAAGATGCGAGATCCCGAAGAGGTCGCTCGATATCGTGGGTTTGTCACGTACCGGGCATACACGCCTCACGGAGTGCCTGTCACAATCTCGGGGACTGGCATTGGTACCCCCACGACTCACATCTGTATCGAGGAGCTTGCACGGCTTGGTGCTAAAGTGATTCTCAGGCTAGGTTCCTGTGGTGGTATCGAGGAGACCGTCAAGACTGGCGATGTGGTCGTTCCGACTGGTGCTATTCGAGACGAGCGGACCAGCCTCAATTATGCTCCCTTAGAATATCCTGCTGTTGCCTCCACGACTTGGTATAGTGCACTCTATTCATCCATTAGTAAAATCCTCCCCTCTGACAGAGTGCACTCAGGTGTATGCTGGACCAGTGATGTCTATTATACTGCACCGGATAACAATCAGTTAGACCTGTGGACCCGCGCGAGAGTGAAATGTATCGAGATGGAGAGCTCTCTTCTCTACGTCTTTGCCTCGACCAAGGGGATAGCGGCCGCATCCATACTCTCAGTCGATGGGAATCTACATGGTGATCAAAAGGGCGAGCAGGCTGACGAGTCCGAACTGACCGGGGAACAGCATCCGTTACTCAAAGAGGCTATTGCCAAGAGCGTCGAAGCAACGATCCATGCCATTGACGATCTGGCGTAA
- a CDS encoding MFS transporter, translated as MQDDSEQSTKDAKAGLTIEIVAPDISRSTGKEPGARDIVMEDIGVSAALAAIFSWKNYRVYLATAWIFSAASIINLFFTLYVRAIGWDYTTIGMVIAASTSVSILMRIAGGYIGDTVDRKKLAVFSMALGAMYFLILGLFTELWAIVIALFVYASIDIAKGGSSAYILDNIPREHSGLGLSLFTAGRVLGVVTLICVNLLLPFYGFPATFRLLAIIGGLSLVFSTGLRTAFLDPCPPTRNRRTERLWKDFLLENGRTIRTLLKLLPGAIIIITLDAFSDSLFNFGALLYANEYLGISINSISIMLATVLLISVPLLLKIGRLSDRWGIRKSALVIYSVMPLCMGLLVIAPQYPIWAPQSWIDSANAFIDGLGVIYTTVFLAIVLKRINDGLWWLIVTILIQKNLPHKDTAKFLAAFWYIVYIFMSLGPLLGGYIFTYLNQPILFLVTFIINITILVVIYTRGLINEKNMTQEIQQDS; from the coding sequence ATGCAAGATGACTCTGAGCAATCAACAAAAGATGCAAAAGCAGGTTTGACTATAGAAATTGTTGCCCCGGATATATCAAGATCAACTGGGAAGGAACCGGGGGCGAGGGATATTGTAATGGAGGACATCGGAGTATCTGCTGCGCTCGCAGCGATTTTCTCATGGAAGAATTACAGAGTATATTTGGCCACTGCATGGATCTTCTCTGCTGCGAGCATAATCAATTTATTTTTTACCCTCTATGTCCGGGCGATTGGATGGGACTATACAACAATAGGAATGGTAATAGCTGCAAGCACAAGTGTATCAATTCTGATGCGAATAGCAGGAGGCTATATTGGGGACACTGTTGATCGGAAAAAGTTGGCCGTATTTTCAATGGCGCTAGGTGCCATGTACTTTCTTATTCTAGGACTGTTCACAGAATTATGGGCCATAGTCATAGCACTCTTTGTATATGCGTCAATTGATATTGCAAAGGGCGGTTCTTCTGCATACATCCTGGATAATATTCCAAGAGAACATAGTGGTCTCGGACTGTCATTGTTCACTGCGGGGCGGGTGTTAGGAGTAGTGACCCTGATCTGCGTGAATCTCCTATTGCCGTTCTATGGATTCCCAGCCACATTTAGGCTCCTTGCAATTATTGGCGGCTTATCACTTGTCTTTAGTACAGGTCTGCGGACTGCGTTTCTTGACCCGTGCCCACCGACAAGAAATAGACGCACTGAGCGACTATGGAAAGATTTCCTATTGGAGAACGGAAGAACCATACGAACACTGTTGAAATTACTTCCCGGTGCAATCATCATCATTACCCTTGACGCCTTCAGCGATTCGCTGTTTAACTTCGGAGCATTGCTCTACGCGAACGAGTACCTTGGTATCTCAATCAACAGCATTAGTATCATGCTGGCAACGGTACTTCTGATATCAGTACCTTTACTACTTAAGATAGGACGGCTCTCGGACAGATGGGGGATCAGAAAGTCGGCGCTCGTCATCTATAGTGTGATGCCTCTCTGCATGGGGTTATTGGTCATTGCCCCACAATATCCAATTTGGGCACCGCAGTCATGGATCGATTCAGCAAATGCATTTATCGATGGACTCGGAGTTATATACACGACCGTGTTTTTGGCAATCGTACTAAAACGGATCAATGACGGACTATGGTGGCTCATCGTGACCATACTGATCCAGAAGAATCTGCCTCACAAAGATACTGCTAAGTTTTTGGCTGCGTTCTGGTATATTGTCTATATTTTCATGTCCCTAGGTCCACTTTTGGGGGGGTATATCTTCACGTATCTCAACCAACCAATACTATTCCTCGTCACCTTCATCATCAACATCACAATTCTCGTTGTGATATATACAAGAGGCCTCATCAACGAAAAGAACATGACACAAGAGATACAACAAGACTCATGA
- a CDS encoding NAD(P)/FAD-dependent oxidoreductase, translating into MYDVVVVGAGPSGSMAAYETARAGLRTLLVEKFVIPRIKPCGGAVMYRGLRLLKRLPPSLVERKIYGLRFVLPNGNQTEFKSERLIGITTNRDEYDAFLAYRAQDMGAVLQDGTRVTAVSQKSDRVVTRFADGSEVESAFVIGADGVNTVVGRAVGLRSGKKDLTRVGLGMEADFKVGESCVEEIFDGDPSILEILPVENRVSYGWVFPKHDKLAIGVAGAAVHMYPLRPIFESFVQRLETRFGISLTPEHRGTHFLGADGVINTNVTDKVILVGDAAGFVDPMMGEGIAYAMRSGVFAAEVIVKALAHGRDDAEYLSQYQKRCRREFGANFGMAEWAGTRGTSFAEAVLTHASHLHLSSEILLMLARGDIGYAQIPAVVLRKIPREMPHLVRDLVVTRFSRQER; encoded by the coding sequence TTGTACGATGTTGTAGTTGTTGGTGCAGGTCCCTCTGGCTCAATGGCTGCCTACGAGACCGCACGGGCTGGACTGCGTACACTACTAGTTGAGAAGTTTGTTATTCCCCGCATCAAACCCTGTGGTGGAGCAGTCATGTATCGGGGATTGCGTCTCCTGAAGCGGCTTCCCCCATCTCTTGTGGAACGAAAGATCTATGGTCTCCGATTTGTACTTCCAAATGGGAATCAGACCGAATTCAAGTCTGAACGTCTCATCGGCATCACGACAAATCGTGACGAGTATGATGCTTTTCTTGCGTATCGTGCTCAGGATATGGGTGCCGTTCTTCAGGATGGCACTCGTGTCACTGCGGTCTCACAAAAGAGTGATCGTGTGGTGACCCGTTTTGCAGATGGAAGCGAGGTCGAGTCAGCCTTCGTGATTGGGGCTGATGGTGTCAATACAGTTGTTGGACGTGCAGTGGGTCTTCGTTCAGGAAAGAAGGATCTCACTCGGGTCGGTCTTGGGATGGAAGCCGATTTCAAGGTGGGCGAGTCTTGCGTAGAGGAGATCTTTGATGGGGACCCCTCGATCTTGGAGATACTGCCTGTCGAGAACCGGGTGAGCTATGGTTGGGTATTTCCCAAGCATGATAAACTTGCTATTGGAGTTGCTGGCGCTGCGGTACATATGTATCCTCTCAGGCCCATCTTTGAGTCATTCGTACAACGCTTGGAGACGCGATTTGGGATCTCGCTCACTCCAGAGCATCGCGGCACTCATTTTCTTGGAGCCGATGGAGTAATCAACACAAATGTTACCGACAAGGTCATACTTGTGGGTGATGCTGCTGGCTTCGTGGATCCCATGATGGGTGAGGGTATTGCCTACGCCATGCGTTCAGGGGTCTTTGCAGCAGAGGTCATCGTGAAGGCGCTGGCACATGGTCGTGATGACGCCGAATATCTCTCCCAGTACCAAAAGAGATGCAGAAGAGAGTTTGGGGCCAATTTTGGTATGGCCGAATGGGCTGGGACACGCGGTACCTCCTTTGCCGAGGCGGTCCTCACTCATGCATCGCATCTCCACCTCTCATCGGAGATTCTGCTGATGTTGGCACGTGGCGACATTGGATATGCACAGATTCCTGCAGTGGTTCTCCGTAAGATTCCCCGCGAGATGCCTCATCTCGTCCGTGATCTTGTGGTCACTCGTTTCTCGCGGCAAGAAAGATAA
- a CDS encoding LLM class flavin-dependent oxidoreductase, with product MTEYTVSLGVTTGMNVRATTWIAENADRVGAHSIWIGEDVGRGQDIIVLTTATLTKSRNVRVGTGIVPITTHGLVELARATATLYDLAPKRFVFGIGVGGIQDLQRKGIRIERPVTLLRKATESLRQLWNGEESSLVMPPIRLENERLGRKTPAKIPIFFGVRGPQMLRLAGEIADGVILSGPKQYLKWAIKRVQNSAREIGRERDSVEIVIWNPIILMTQNENQDLARKIVAIILSDTPDDIVNLLKLDTERVNAIRQAVRESGPDKGADIVDPTLVDMFCTTGASEEVIAQFDEMARWGASEIVVGPPFTGMWRGTVEDLFSTIARSERS from the coding sequence ATGACAGAGTATACGGTGAGCCTTGGAGTCACAACAGGTATGAACGTGCGAGCCACAACATGGATCGCCGAGAATGCGGACAGAGTAGGTGCTCACAGTATCTGGATCGGAGAGGATGTTGGTCGCGGACAGGACATCATTGTCCTCACGACAGCGACCTTGACAAAGAGCAGGAATGTACGTGTTGGAACGGGGATTGTCCCCATAACGACTCATGGCCTTGTCGAACTCGCCAGAGCAACGGCAACACTCTATGACCTTGCACCAAAGAGATTCGTTTTCGGAATAGGAGTTGGAGGAATACAGGATCTTCAACGGAAAGGGATTCGCATCGAGCGCCCGGTCACACTCCTTCGTAAGGCCACCGAGTCACTTCGCCAGCTCTGGAACGGAGAGGAATCCTCCTTAGTGATGCCACCGATCAGACTGGAGAATGAACGGCTTGGGCGCAAGACTCCAGCCAAAATCCCCATCTTTTTTGGGGTCAGGGGACCGCAGATGTTACGTCTGGCGGGGGAGATCGCCGATGGAGTGATCCTGTCAGGCCCAAAGCAGTACCTTAAGTGGGCGATCAAGAGAGTTCAGAACAGTGCAAGAGAGATAGGCCGTGAACGCGACTCTGTAGAGATTGTCATCTGGAATCCGATCATTCTGATGACACAGAACGAAAATCAGGACCTTGCAAGAAAGATTGTGGCCATCATCTTGAGCGACACGCCAGATGATATCGTGAACCTGCTGAAGTTGGATACAGAGCGAGTCAATGCCATTAGGCAGGCTGTGAGAGAAAGCGGACCTGATAAAGGAGCGGATATTGTGGATCCGACCCTAGTTGACATGTTCTGTACGACTGGGGCCTCAGAAGAGGTGATAGCACAATTTGATGAGATGGCTCGGTGGGGTGCATCAGAGATAGTAGTAGGCCCACCGTTCACCGGAATGTGGAGAGGTACAGTCGAAGACTTGTTCTCAACAATCGCACGGAGTGAACGATCTTAG